From Helicobacter macacae MIT 99-5501, a single genomic window includes:
- a CDS encoding peptidylprolyl isomerase, translating to MKELKTFSPSKEELASYAKAKIATSKGDIIVRFFGEAAPQAVTNFATLAKSGFYDNLTFHRVIDGFVAQGGCPKGDGTGGPGYAIACEVASNPHKHKRGALSMAHAGRDTGGSQFFLCFVDLPHLDGEHTVFGSIEEQDKDSFVVLDSLKQGDSIVSIEILGE from the coding sequence ATGAAAGAGCTAAAGACATTTAGCCCAAGCAAAGAGGAGCTAGCTTCTTATGCAAAGGCAAAAATCGCCACAAGCAAGGGCGATATTATCGTGCGATTTTTTGGAGAGGCTGCACCACAAGCGGTTACCAACTTCGCCACTCTAGCAAAAAGCGGATTTTATGACAATCTCACATTTCATCGCGTAATAGATGGGTTTGTCGCGCAAGGTGGCTGCCCAAAAGGCGATGGCACAGGCGGGCCGGGCTATGCTATCGCGTGCGAAGTAGCTAGCAATCCCCACAAGCACAAGCGAGGCGCACTCTCTATGGCACACGCAGGGCGAGATACAGGGGGCAGTCAGTTTTTTTTATGCTTTGTGGATTTGCCTCATTTGGACGGCGAGCACACGGTATTTGGTAGCATAGAGGAGCAGGACAAAGACAGCTTTGTCGTGCTTGACTCGCTAAAGCAGGGGGATAGTATTGTAAGCATTGAGATTTTGGGCGAGTGA